The Equus quagga isolate Etosha38 unplaced genomic scaffold, UCLA_HA_Equagga_1.0 119059_RagTag, whole genome shotgun sequence genomic sequence GCATCACCTTGTCAGAGTGTCCAGCGGCCAAAGACCCAGGCAAATGAAGACAGTCCTATCAGTCAGAACATTCCAGGGGCCAGAGGTCACTTCTCAGTAGGCAAGGCAAAGGGCAGACTTCTCTGTGGGTGAGGTTAATTCTTCACCATGCACCAAGAGTCTCTGAACGAAGGTTCTTCTGCTCCAATCCTACTCTTTGTTCATGTATGGAGTTCCCACTCTACAAACACTTTGGTAGTGATAGTGTTGACGTGTTCTTGAGTGAGAATCATCTCTAGCAAATACTTACTACCTAAGAGCATCTGAAGATGATTTTTACTTACTAATTCTCTGATTAACAAGTATATGGAGGATCTACAGTTTACAAAACATGTGTttaacattgaaagaaaaattacctACATTTGTCAAATTCCTTTCCATATGATGGATAGTAAAGGCTCTGTGATTTTTGCAGGAGAGATCTTATCaagcccatttttcagataagcaGACTGCCTGCTTAATCACTTGACCTTCATTGTTACAGGGAGGAGGCAGATGCGCTGCATGAAGGTCTGAACAAGCTGAACACAGACCAACTGGACAGGGAGAAGTTTCTGAACGAGTTTCCTCGGGTGAAACAGGAGCTTGAGGAGCGCATCGGAAAGCTCCACGCACTTGCAGACAAGGTTGACAAGGTACACAGGGACTGCACCATCTCCAACGTGGTGGCCAACTCCACTGGCGCTGTGGCTGGCATCCTCACCATCCTTGGCCTGGCTCTGGCACCCGTGACAGCAGGGGTCAGTCTGGCACTCTCGGCAactgggatggggctgggggcagcagctGCTGTGACCAGTGTGTCCACCAGCATCGTGGAATATTCAACCAACTCGTCAGCAGAAGCTGAAGCCAGTCGCCTGGCGTTATTTGACAGCAATAAAGGGGAGATAGTTAAGGAAACTCTACTTCACGGCGCTCCCGACATTGTTTCCATATCAAAGAATTTCATCGAAGTCGTGGAAAATATTGGGAAGAACATCCGTGCTCTCAAGGTAGTCAAAACCAAACCTCACTTGGTAGACCACGCCAACCGCCTCATGACTGTTGGGGAGATCTCAGGCCGAAGGGACAAGCAGGTGAAGAAAGCTTTTGGAGGTACTGTTCTGGCAATGACCAAAGAAGCCCGGGCCACAAATGTGGCCACCGTGAGTGTCTCCCTTCTGATGGATGTGATCAGCCTTGTCCAAGATTCAGTGCATTTGCATAAAGGGGCAAAGGCAAACACAGCTGAAGAGCTGAGGCAGCAGGCTCGAGAGCTGGAGGGGAAGTTGGAGGAGCTCACCCAGATCCATGACATGCTGCAACAGGGCCTCATTCCATGACCCCAGGGCAGTGCAGGGAGCAGGGGCATGTGCTGGACAAAGGCTTGGAGGTACTTGTTAGAGGGAAAAAGGGGGCTAGAGAAAGTTTCTGGGACTGGGCGTTGAGGAGTTTGGCATTTCTGTAGCTGAGCACAGCAGGGAGGGGTTAATGCAGATGGCAGGTgggtcagagagaaagaaagaaagtggagcCTGGAATAAGGGGGGGAGGGGATTGGGAGtgaggggaatggggagaaacCTTCGATTTTGCACTAAAGAAGACACTGGGGGCATGGATAGAGAGAGAGCTGTGGGGGAAGAAGCAATGAGAAGGCTAAGAATACCAGAGCTGGAATCAAGAGCAAGCTAGAGCGTTAGAATTGTTGGAATTTGGAGAAGCAGCCCGGCTCCCCTATCGACCCTCCCCGTGCTTTGACCTCCCGCCAAGAATGCAGTCTTTCCCCGTGGTGGTCTTCAGCCCCGCCTTTGCGTGACCAACCCACCTTTGTCTTCCAGCGAGTTCATCTTAGTTATGGTACAGGCTCTTGACACCAGCCCTGATAGCAGTTCCCCTACactgaacccagcatatatggggttgaAACCAAAACCCACCACCCCCGTTCCTGCTTCTGTAGCTCATCTCACATGCAAACACCTGTTCCCTTAACCTTTGCCTCCTTGAGCTCTACGACCAAACAGGAGTTACAAGTTGctaaagcccaggtggcctggagttggaggcacgggaaagtttagctaatcatgtgtccttgaagtttgccaagAAAACTGCTGTCTCAGGAATATCAAAGAgtggaggcttcccagacctcagctCCTCGACTCCCGACGCTCACTTGAACCCACCTCAATCTGGAAGACAAGAAGGAGAAGgatgcccacctgccatcctcctaacCCACCATCCCATCTCCCCCTgacccccatctcccctcccccgccctccctcctgCGCCCCACCTCACtacaagcagcctctcaaggccaaaggCAGGCTGATGAGAAAACGCTGGCCCGCACAGCTACATGcgcctcctccccttcccaaaaccccaaataaaaatccctacttGTTCCTTAttggggagctagcaattttgaGATGTGAGCCCTTGCTTTACTCCCTGTGCTTGGCATAGTAAagcctttcctcttccactcaagactctgttctcgttatttggattgtctcaggttcagagactgaactttcggTTACAGTTAGGCACTGACTTTTTGATGATGACGGTCACGGTGATTGTGGTAGTGATGAGAGCAGAGTAGGTGGAACATTTAGCAAATCACTGGTGCTCTTTGGGGCGAGGGTGCACTGAGAGATCAATGACGTTCCAGTGAAATTGCAGATGCTGTGTTGGAACAGTGgttgatttgaaaaagaaagggaaagacaaggaaagtgaAACCAGATGCCAGCATCAGGTCAAGGAACCTTGTGGTGCATTGAGGAGATCAACCAGCTTGGAGTCGAGAGCCAcggcttccctgagcctcagtctcctcgtcaGTCGGTGGGGTGCTGGTGCTGGACAAGATGGTATTTTGGTTCTGTCTGGCTCTCCCTGTCTCGTGGTCTACAGACGGGTTCAATAACTATGGACTGATACACTGCGTCTTCGTTGTGTTGATTGACGGGCTCACCTGGGCTCTGGATGCTTGACTCCCTTCCCCGTGAGCCTGTCTTCCAGGATCTCAGCAAGCAAGTCCTCCATTgctgctcctgctccctcactGGGCTCCCACTCTCCCATCGGGTCCTTTCCCTCAGACCTCTGCCCCGTCTGCCCCACAGAAACACCTGGGCAAAGTTTCTGCACATCTGGCTTGTGCTGAGCACAGGGGTGTTCCTGATCCAGTGGCTGGGACCCACGATTGTCATGTGGCACGTGAGGCTGATTACGGTCAGAAGGACCTGTGTGCAGGTGTGAGAGAGGGTCAGCCATAAACAGACGGACAGAGAGAAACAGCCAGACAGCAAACAACCTCACCCCAGCTACCCTCACCTTTCAACTGGACTCTTGCAAGAGCTTCAGAATGGTCTTCTTGTATTTATTCTTCTGGCTTtgcccctgccccccgccccccatgctCATTTTCCACACTGTGTTGGTGATGAGAACAGAGCAGGTGAAACATTCGGCAAGTCGCTCGTGTTCTTTGGGGACAGGGTACACTGAGAGATCAATGAAGTGGGCCAGAATGACCCTGAAGAATATAGATCTTATCCAGCACCGGCTTCcaacccttcaatggctccccattactCTTTGCACAAAAACCTAAAGGTTCCATGCAGCCTAAAGTAGACTTGGGTCCCCTGAAGGCAGAGCCGGAGGAAAGGCTCTCTCCCAGAGGGTTTATATGGGAAGTGATCCCCAGGAGCAGGACggagggatgggggaaggagggcagagaaggagagaaaagtcaaTACAAAGACATGTTCCTGACAAGGCCACCCATGTGGGCAGTTGAGTCTGCCAGGACCTTCTGAGGAGCCTTCCTGGAATGGCCTCAGAATCATCCtctccagggaggaaggagggaagcattTGCCCATTGTTCCCGTCTCCCGGGGGCTTGCTCCAGCGGGCGCTGATTCTCTGTATCTCCATGTATGGAGCTTGTAAGTGTCAAACAGGTTCCCTTGACTGGAGCCCAGGCCAGGAAGCAAGAGACACGGGACATGCAAAATTATCCCGGAAAGTCTCCTGAATCACTCACAACGTGCATCCAGTGCCTTGGATGTCCTTCTGTACATATCACCTTGCAGAAGACTTTCCTCAGTCCCTCTAACTCTCTATCCCCCAAATATTCCTGAGGCCATCAatggatatttccattttttcctgaagaagtcATCAAAGTCACAGCCACCCACTTGCTTGGTTACCTGAACAATGTGTTTCACTTCTTTGTCAATTCTTCATCAGTTCTtggatatttctctttcttgcataGATGTCACTTGGGCATTGAGTGTTTCAGGCACTGAGTAACTGAGTCATTCAGTAATCCAGCAGTCCTTTTCCCCCTGAACCCTTATAGTGGATTTCCATTTTGCTACATGTACATTTGATGAAACTCCACTGTAGCACTTGTCACAGTTGAGATTCCTTTGTggttataagcaacagaaattgagTCTGGCCAACATAAGTGGATCCACTCTAAGGGAGCTGGGGCAGTTCAGAGAATGGGAAGAGGGGCAAAATCTGCACAGGTCAGGAAAGACAGGAACCAGGGAGGGTCCGACTTTAGAAAGTTCTGGTCTGTCCCTCAAGGGTCCTGCCATCAGGTGGTGTAGATTCAAACACCTGGAATCCTGGTGTCTCTGAATGAAATCTCCAATTCCAGGAGACAGAATAGCTTGGGATGGGTGACTATATTCTTGGACCAATCAGTCAGGCTatgggatgaggaagaggaatgggTTACAGGGACACAAACCTTGCGGGGAGTCTCAGGTCAAGAAGCCACCTGATTTTACACCTACCATATACAGTGAACCCTTTGGAGaccagacacacatacacactctttttctcagacaaaaaaaatGACTCTCCTTACCCTGTTATGGATCCAGTGATCCCGTTTACAACAGTAAGTGCACTCATCACTTCCCTGGTTGGAGACAAACACAAATAATCTTCACCTACTGCATCTTGAAGTTGTGTCATGGAGTGGCGGGCCTTGGAATGATGCCAATGTTTCTCTTGCTCCATTAAGCTCCTCTCTCAGTattttgcatgtgtatatgtgtgtgtatttacatacacatataaacatttttaggAAACAAAGAGGTGCAATAGAGGCTACAACCTGCATTGACCATTGCTGCCACAGATACGAGCCTTTAATGATCATTTCACTCAGTGTTCCTCTTCCCTATGGACAAATTCATTCTTGTGAAGCTGAACCTCTTGGTGCTCCTACCTCAGGAGGGTTGTGGAATTTTCTAGTAACCTTTGCTACTTGTTTTGGTAGTACTAGAAGGAATCCTAAGGGATCCCTCGAGTTGCACTTATATTCCCCCTACCCTACTGTGTAGCAATAATATGAATTTCTCTTGATAATCCAGATCAAGCACCACATCCAACCCAGCGAGCTGATCGTTATCCACCCCTTGAGAAGCATGAGGAATCAGCTATGGCCGGTGCAATGAAACCGTTTTTGTGTTCCCTGAGAGAGGGATCCCCTTCTTAGGTACTGACACCTCTGGACAAGAAGATTCCAGAGTCAcgggaattgaaaaaaaaattttgagggtAGGTGTTCTGTATGAGCATGAGAGCTGTCACCCTCGTCTTACCTTCTTAATTCCTAGATCCATAAATTACGGCTATGGGAGAAAATGCACTAAAAACTGAGTATGGATTTAGAGCATCACACATCCTATGAGGCAGCATTCAACCTCTCAAGATGTTTTCTTTCAGCTGAGTCCTCTTCAGACCATTTTAGTCAGATCTATGGCCATTGCTTCTTTGGGCTGAGATTCCTTAAGCTCCAAGTCAACCTGGATGAGGGACAGCCCGTATGATGTGCTGAGACACAGCCTCTCTATCAGCCATTTTGTCACAGAGCCTGTTTTGAAAGCACTAGGCTGccgggggaagggggaagaattGCAGCCACAAAGGGTCTCTTCATCAATTATTCAGTGGCTCTGACAGTGGAGACCTTCTAGTGAGCATGCACATGGGACAGGAGTATTTTCCATTCTGGGCTCATTCCGAGAGCTCCATCCATAGACCACTTCCATAAGTATCTTTGTCACCAAGCCTCCAGATTTATTCCCTGTAAAATTCTGACCTCCTAGCCAGAACCTTAGCTGTTACCTGAGAAACAATGCAGATCTGGTCTGAGGACACCTCTCCTTCCAGGCAGCGTACACTACGAGATGTTCTCTGATGTCCTTCAGGAACACACTTAAGAAGTGTCTCGTGGCAGCCCAGTTCTGGCTGAAGCCACTGTGTCAGGCAGAAAGCACAGCCAAATGTGAGAGAGGCTGGGCACTGATGACACGCTTTAAGCACTTGAATTTGGCCTTTCTGGACCTTTCAGTGATGCCTCTATTTAGTTTTTGCAAATTGGAGTTCAGTTTCTGTCTCCTACAGTCAGAGATGTCAACATCTGAGGCCCCTGGATGTGACGGACTTGTTTCACAGGGAACTGCTGTCTTCTTAGTAGGGGGATTTCCCACCATGTATAGTCCTGACATTCTCTGTATGCGGAAGCCAGAAAGACCAGATTCTTCCTTCTCTGGCATCCAGGCTCATACCCAAGATCCAGCTTGATTTATTGGCTGATTCCACCTGGGATCCAGAATCTGGAGCAAGTGAAGCAAAGACCATAGGTGCTTAAAACCAATTCTCAGTGACTGTCCAAGAGGGCTACGGTGAGCGGAGAGGCTGTGCCCTACCCCAGCTGGGATAATATCTCAGAGTGGCAGAGGCAGCATCCTGACCATACGCCTCCTGACAAAGAGGATTCTTTTCTCCCCGCCTTTGACACCATGGAGCTGCCTTGGTTATGCTTATTTTCCAAGCCTGGTCTCCAGTCTCCTGCCGATTTGGGGGAACTCTGATACTTCTCCAATAAATTTCCGTTTTTTCCCACTAAGAAACTAGGTTTGGTGTCTTTGCTTGCCACCAAGAAGACTGATCGCTACGTACCAAGAGTCAAAGGCTGTATTTATTTCCTACATTAACAAGGACCTCTTAGGGATGGCAATTTCCATTGGAGTTTCATCCACGTAGGTTTATGAGCTCCCAGCCACTGTTGTCCAGGGCACATCTCTGGCTGGGGCTGGCAACTGGAGAGGTGAATAGGGTGTCATGGGAATGATTACTCTTGCCTCCCTCGAGCCGTGATAATGGCACCAATCTCTGTCATTCCTCCGAGAATTTGGtgtgcatttttatttgaatatttttgtagaGATATAAACCCAATGGCCTCCACCTGTTTATCTCAGTGTAACAGCCCCTGTCCGTGGGTCTGGCTGAACAGTCTGCAGCTTCCAAGAGTACCCGTTCCAGGTATCCACTCAGGAACCTAGAAAATGGTGACCAGGTGAGGGTTGGGTCCCAATGGTCCTATTGTGAGGTGGACTCAGATCAGACATTCATTTATTACTTACCCCCGTGAGCATCACCCTGACCAGCAGGCCGTGGTCCAGATCATTCTGGGTTATTCTGCGTCCCAGTAGCTAGTGAAACTTTGGAGCCACCTTCCAACAGTCCAGGACATGTTGGTTTCCTCTAAGTAACCCACTGTCACCTGAGGGGATGCTCCCACTCCATGGAGAACAGATAGGAGGAGTGTTCGCAGGTTGCATGTACAGGGTATGACACGCCCTTTCTCAGACTCCTGGCTACCCCTTCTTTCAAAGgctctgggtttctcccacaaCTGAGGTCTGAGAATTGAGTGACAAGCAGAGACTGTCCAACATGCTGACCCGTGTCTGCTCTTTGCTCACCATATTTTGGGTTTTACAAAGGAACAGGACTGTCCATCGCTTGTATTGCTGGGAGGCTCTGCGTGTCCAACCTGAGCCCCGATCGTTACCCTCCCTGCTGCCTGACATCACACCCACACTCTCTTTTCTGCT encodes the following:
- the LOC124232808 gene encoding apolipoprotein L2-like, translated to MTSEARGVSPEGENFLEDVIEYFRNTVSREELQDLLTDENAWEQLVDEANLSREEADALHEGLNKLNTDQLDREKFLNEFPRVKQELEERIGKLHALADKVDKVHRDCTISNVVANSTGAVAGILTILGLALAPVTAGVSLALSATGMGLGAAAAVTSVSTSIVEYSTNSSAEAEASRLALFDSNKGEIVKETLLHGAPDIVSISKNFIEVVENIGKNIRALKVVKTKPHLVDHANRLMTVGEISGRRDKQVKKAFGGTVLAMTKEARATNVATVSVSLLMDVISLVQDSVHLHKGAKANTAEELRQQARELEGKLEELTQIHDMLQQGLIP